From Brassica oleracea var. oleracea cultivar TO1000 chromosome C3, BOL, whole genome shotgun sequence, a single genomic window includes:
- the LOC106328568 gene encoding polypyrimidine tract-binding protein homolog 2 isoform X1, translated as MSSVSSQQQFRYTQTPSKVLHLRNLPWECTEEELIELGKPFGTVVNTKCNVGANKNQAFIEFEDLNQAIQMISFYASSSEPAQVRGKTVYLQYSNRQEIVNNKTAADVVGNVLLVTVEGEDARMVSIDVLHLVFSAFGFVHKITTFEKTAGYQALVQFSDAETATSARTSLDGRSIPSYLLPEEVSQCSLKITYSAHTDLTVKFQSHRSRDYTNPYLPVAPSAIDSTGQVIVGVDGRKMEPESNVLLASIENMQYAVTLDVLHTVFAAFGAVQKIAMFDKNGGVQALIQYPDVQTAVVAKGALEGHCIYEGGFCKLHITYSRHTDLSIKVNNDRSRDYTMPDAAVAMAPQPSHNPYPGNSQQYHAAGASHYQQQPQGGWGQSGGQGHDPYMAAPSMHQGPGGHMPPHHYGGGPSGPMH; from the exons ATGTCTTCCGTTTCAAGCCAGCAACAGTTCCGGTACACGCAGACTCCTTCGAAGGTTCTTCATCTGAGGAACTTGCCTTGGGAATGCACTGAAGAAGAGCTGATCGAGCTCGGGAAGCCCTTTGGCACCGTTGTGAATACGAAGTGCAACGTTGGAGCTAATAAAAATCAAGCTTTCATTGAGTTT GAAGATTTGAACCAAGCGATACAGATGATTTCGTTCTACGCGTCTTCGTCGGAGCCTGCTCAGGTTCGAGGGAAAACTGTCTACCTACAGTACTCCAACAGGCAGGAGATTGTGAACAACAAAACGGCGGCGGATGTTGTGGGGAATGTGCTTCTTGTGACAGTCGAAGGGGAGGATGCTCGCATGGTCAGCATTGATGTCTTGCATCTG GTATTCTCAGCCTTTGGGTTTGTCCACAAGATTACTACTTTCGAGAAGACAGCTGGATATCAG GCACTTGTTCAATTTTCTGACGCAGAAACTGCAACCTCTGCAAGAACTTCCCTCGATGGCAGAAGCATTCCTAG TTATCTACTCCCAGAGGAAGTCAGCCAATGCTCTCTTAAAATCACGTACTCAGCTCATACAGATTTGACTGTCAAATTCCAGAGTCATCGGAGCAG GGACTATACTAACCCTTATCTTCCTGTGGCTCCATCAGCCATTGATAGTACTGGTCAG GTGATTGTTGGTGTAGACGGCAGGAAGATGGAGCCTGAAAGTAATGTTCTTCTTGCATCCATCGAGAACATGCAGTATGCTGTAACCTTGGATGTTTTACACACG GTTTTTGCGGCATTTGGAGCTGTTCAAAAGATTGCAATGTTTGACAAGAATGGTGGGGTACAGGCATTGATTCAATACCCAG ATGTGCAAACGGCTGTGGTGGCGAAGGGAGCATTGGAAGGACACTGTATTTATGAGGGTGGGTTTTGTAAGCTACACATCACTTACTCGCGCCACACTGACCTCAGCATAAAG GTGAACAATGATAGAAGCAGAGACTACACAATGCCTGACGCGGCTGTTGCGATGGCTCCACAGCCCAGCCATAATCCATACCCGGGTAATTCACAGCAATACCATGCAGCAGGTGCGAGCCATTACCAGCAGCAGCCACAAGGGGGATGGGGTCAATCAGGAGGGCAAGGCCACGATCCCTACATGGCAGCACCGTCGATGCATCAAGGTCCGGGTGGTCATATGCCGCCACACCATTATGGTGGTGGTCCTTCTGGTCCAATGCATTAG
- the LOC106328568 gene encoding polypyrimidine tract-binding protein homolog 2 isoform X2, producing the protein MLAWSALMSCIWAMSRQYLQWQLNALGERAHVFSAFGFVHKITTFEKTAGYQALVQFSDAETATSARTSLDGRSIPSYLLPEEVSQCSLKITYSAHTDLTVKFQSHRSRDYTNPYLPVAPSAIDSTGQVIVGVDGRKMEPESNVLLASIENMQYAVTLDVLHTVFAAFGAVQKIAMFDKNGGVQALIQYPDVQTAVVAKGALEGHCIYEGGFCKLHITYSRHTDLSIKVNNDRSRDYTMPDAAVAMAPQPSHNPYPGNSQQYHAAGASHYQQQPQGGWGQSGGQGHDPYMAAPSMHQGPGGHMPPHHYGGGPSGPMH; encoded by the exons ATGCTCGCATGGTCAGCATTGATGTCTTGCATCTG GGCCATGTCAAGGCAATATCTTCAGTGGCAGCTTAATGCATTAGGAGAAAGAGCACAT GTATTCTCAGCCTTTGGGTTTGTCCACAAGATTACTACTTTCGAGAAGACAGCTGGATATCAG GCACTTGTTCAATTTTCTGACGCAGAAACTGCAACCTCTGCAAGAACTTCCCTCGATGGCAGAAGCATTCCTAG TTATCTACTCCCAGAGGAAGTCAGCCAATGCTCTCTTAAAATCACGTACTCAGCTCATACAGATTTGACTGTCAAATTCCAGAGTCATCGGAGCAG GGACTATACTAACCCTTATCTTCCTGTGGCTCCATCAGCCATTGATAGTACTGGTCAG GTGATTGTTGGTGTAGACGGCAGGAAGATGGAGCCTGAAAGTAATGTTCTTCTTGCATCCATCGAGAACATGCAGTATGCTGTAACCTTGGATGTTTTACACACG GTTTTTGCGGCATTTGGAGCTGTTCAAAAGATTGCAATGTTTGACAAGAATGGTGGGGTACAGGCATTGATTCAATACCCAG ATGTGCAAACGGCTGTGGTGGCGAAGGGAGCATTGGAAGGACACTGTATTTATGAGGGTGGGTTTTGTAAGCTACACATCACTTACTCGCGCCACACTGACCTCAGCATAAAG GTGAACAATGATAGAAGCAGAGACTACACAATGCCTGACGCGGCTGTTGCGATGGCTCCACAGCCCAGCCATAATCCATACCCGGGTAATTCACAGCAATACCATGCAGCAGGTGCGAGCCATTACCAGCAGCAGCCACAAGGGGGATGGGGTCAATCAGGAGGGCAAGGCCACGATCCCTACATGGCAGCACCGTCGATGCATCAAGGTCCGGGTGGTCATATGCCGCCACACCATTATGGTGGTGGTCCTTCTGGTCCAATGCATTAG
- the LOC106328887 gene encoding abscisic acid receptor PYL8, producing MEANGTEMNQEREYIRRHHKHALLENQCSSTLVKHIQAPVHIVWSLVRRFDQPQKYKPFISKCVVKGNMEIGTVREVDVKSGLPATRSTERLELLDENEHILSMRIVGGDHRLKNYSSVISLHPETIEGGRIGTLVIESFVVDVPEGNTNDETCYFVEALIKCNLKSLADISQRLAVQDTTAST from the exons ATGGAAGCTAACGGGACGGAGATGAATCAGGAGAGAGAGTATATAAGGAGGCACCATAAGCATGCGCTTCTGGAGAATCAGTGCAGCTCTACGCTGGTTAAACACATCCAAGCTCCTGTTCATATA GTATGGTCCCTTGTGAGAAGATTCGATCAGCCACAGAAGTACAAACCATTTATCAGTAAATGTGTGGTGAAAGGAAACATGGAGATTGGTACTGTAAGAGAAGTTGATGTAAAGTCAGGATTACCAGCTACTAGAAGCACTGAGAGATTGGAGTTGCTTGATGAGAACGAGCATATTCTCAGCATGAGGATCGTTGGTGGAGATCACAGACTCAAG AACTATTCATCAGTTATCTCTCTTCACCCTGAGACCATTGAAGGAGGAAGAATAGGGACGCTTGTGATCGAGTCCTTTGTGGTAGATGTACCAGAAGGGAACACAAACGATGAGACTTGTTACTTTGTGGAGGCTTTGATCAAATGCAATCTTAAATCTTTAGCTGATATCTCCCAACGCCTTGCGGTTCAAGACACAACAGCTTCCACATGA
- the LOC106333010 gene encoding putative cysteine-rich repeat secretory protein 17: MYSLSSVIKRLIFIHVLAIQLLLINSDLSLNTTNAYLNHKCLVNQGKYKPGSEYDNRLKRTLKMFYSGSYRGYDGIGDSTFSAIIQCRGDSYGPKCHDCFATALSALSRRCPWYKGRIIWYDQCLLAISSFNSIGKIDYDNNFCMSNAKVVEGNVVSFMFAWNTLIDDLTTSATSGDNYTLYSVGEKRYKGDMLYGMVQCTKGLSPKACQECVSFISLHFQDCLNDRRGGRVVGCSCSFRLEFYPFIAEPVRNI; this comes from the exons ATGTACTCATTATCTTCTGTAATAAAACGCCTCATTTTTATCCACGTCTTAGCCATACAACTACTTCTGATAAACAGCGACTTGTCCTTAAACACGACCAATGCCTATCTCAACCACAAATGTTTGGTTAATCAAGGAAAATACAAGCCGGGAAGTGAGTACGATAACCGTTTAAAAAGAACCCTCAAAATGTTCTATTCAGGCAGTTACAGAGGTTATGACGGGATCGGCGATTCTACTTTTTCCGCTATCATCCAGTGCCGTGGCGACTCCTACGGGCCCAAGTGCCACGACTGCTTTGCCACCGCACTCTCTGCG CTTAGTAGACGATGTCCTTGGTACAAGGGGAGGATAATATGGTATGATCAATGTCTTCTCGCGATTTCATCCTTCAATTCTATTGGGAAGATCGATTACGACAATAACTTTTGTATGTCCAACGCGAAGGTGGTGGAAGGAAATGTAGTCTCGTTTATGTTTGCTTGGAATACTCTAATTGACGATCTGACGACTTCTGCCACCAGTGGAGATAATTACACACTGTACTCTGTGGGAGAAAAGCGGTACAAGGGTGATATGCTGTATGGAATGGTGCAGTGTACGAAAGGCTTATCGCCAAAAGCTTGTCAGGAGTGTGTGTCGTTTATTAGCTTGCATTTTCAAGATTGCTTGAATGATAGACGAGGAGGGAGAGTTGTTGGTTGTAGCTGTAGTTTTAGGTTGGAGTTTTACCCGTTTATTGCCGAGCCCGTCCGGAATATTTAA
- the LOC106335338 gene encoding probable protein phosphatase 2C 76, translated as MVCSSLVRSLIVQAGRTRIGVFAQGRHQLNLTNKTLSVGFGFRTTAAKMMMVDSSTGEKRVEMFDIPKEKVDDGGYIGGGWKNDDGSMSCGYCSFRGKRSTMEDFYDVKAFKMEGQTVCMFGIFDGHGGSRAAEYLKKHLFSNLMTHPQFLTDTKLALSETYKQTDVAFLESEKDTYRDDGSTASAAVLVGNHLYVANVGDSRTIVSKAGKAIALSDDHKPNRSDERKRIESAGGVIMWAGTWRVGGVLAMSRAFGNRMLKQFVIAEPEIQDLEIDHEAEFLVLASDGLWDVVPNEDAVSLTQSEEEPVTAARKLTDTAFARGSADNITCIVVKFRHDKTESQPNPEAEAEPEPPEDEIQTESSNPSDEMETESIPKAEAEPVPEAIPEPKQETEPKTKGEKAGE; from the exons ATGGTATGCAGCAGTCTCGTAAGGAGTCTCATTGTTCAGGCTGGTCGTACTCGTATTGGGGTGTTTGCTCAAGGAAGACATCAGCTTAACCTTACTAATAAGACGTTGAGTGTTGGTTTCGGGTTTAGAACCACTGCAGCAAAGATGATGATGGTTGATTCTTCTACCGGAGAGAAACGAGTTGAGATGTTTGATATCCCGAAGGAGAAAGTTGATGACGGCGGGTACATTGGTGGTGGCTGGAAAAA TGATGATGGAAGCATGAGCTGTGGGTACTGTAGTTTCAGAGGGAAAAGGTCTACCATGGAAGACTTCTACGATGTCAAAGCCTTTAAGATGGAAGGCCAAACAGTTTGCATGTTTGGAATATTTGATG GTCATGGTGGTTCACGTGCTGCTGAGTACCTGAAGAAACACCTCTTTAGCAATCTTATGACTCATCCACAATTTCTGACAGACACCAAGCTGGCACTAA GTGAGACATACAAACAAACTGATGTAGCATTCCTTGAGTCGGAAAAGGATACTTACAGAGATGATGGCTCCACAGCATCTGCTGCTGTCTTGGTGGGGAACCATTTATATGTTGCAAATGTTGGAGACTCACGAACGATAGTTTCTAAAGCTGGGAAAG CGATCGCACTATCAGATGACCATAAGCCAAACAGAAGCGATGAAAGAAAGCGAATTGAAAGCGCTGGTGGTGTTATCATGTGGGCAG GAACATGGAGGGTAGGTGGAGTCCTGGCAATGTCCCGGGCCTTTGGAAACAGAATGCTGAAGCAATTCGTTATTGCTGAACCCGAGATTCAA GATCTAGAGATTGATCACGAGGCCGAGTTTCTTGTTCTCGCAAGCGACGGTTTATGGGATGTGGTACCAAATGAG GATGCGGTATCCCTTACTCAGAGTGAGGAGGAGCCTGTGACAGCTGCCCGCAAGTTAACCGACACTGCCTTCGCTCGTGGCAGCGCAGACAACATCACTTGCATTGTTGTTAAATTCCGTCATGATAAGACCGAATCCCAACCAAACCCCGAGGCTGAAGCAGAACCTGAACCCCCCGAAGATGAAATCCAAACCGAATCATCAAACCCCAGTGATGAAATGGAAACCGAATCAATCCCCAAAGCTGAAGCGGAACCGGTTCCTGAGGCTATACCGGAACCAAAACAGGAAACCGAACCAAAGACCAAGGGTGAGAAAGCTGGTGAGTAA
- the LOC106335339 gene encoding retinol dehydrogenase 11-like has product MKRMMSNEIVSSNKTKKDGLRWMVWLRGWVNVLQEILLQRIMASHLHNPFPLPPLNNLTCIVTGSTSGIGSETARQLAEAGAHVVMAVRNIKAAHELIQQWQTKYYSSGKRHPLNIQAMELDLLSLNSVMRFSNAWNARLSPLHVLINNAGMFSMGGAQKFSEDGYEQHLQVNHLAPALLSLLLLPSLIRASQSRIISVNSVIHYVGFVDPNDLNFVSGKRKFSSLEGYSSSKLAQVMFNNVLSKRLYYLLPLETGISVLCLSPGVVQTNITRDLPRFIQDIYSALPYISYSPQEGCRSSVFSATDSQIQIYCEKLKTDKKSVCAFISQSCQPTNSSEEAHNVETSSKVWEKTIELIGLPLNSLEMLIEGEEVPCRYGNSYQ; this is encoded by the exons ATGAAGAGGATGATGAGTAATGAAATTGTGTCATCAAATAAGACAAAGAAGGATGGTTTAAGGTGGATGGTGTGGTTGAGAGGATGGGTTAATGTTTTGCAAGAGATTCTTTTGCAGAGAATCATGGCTTCTCACTTACACAATCCATTTCCTCTTCCTCCTTTAAACAACTTAACCTGCATTGTTACTGGCTCAACTAGTGGCATTGGCTCTGAGACCGCTAG GCAGCTTGCAGAGGCGGGTGCTCATGTTGTTATGGCGGTAAGGAACATAAAAGCGGCTCATGAGCTGATTCAACAATGGCAGACCAAGTACTATTCTAGTGGGAAAAGACACCCACTTAATATTCAG GCTATGGAACTTGATCTCCTCTCTTTAAATTCCGTCATGCGATTTAGCAATGCGTGGAACGCACGGTTATCCCCTTTGCATGTTCTGATTAACAATGCCGGCATGTTTTCTATGGGAG GTGCACAAAAATTCTCAGAAGATGGATATGAACAGCACTTGCAAGTGAATCATTTGGCTCCAGCTCTGCTTTCACTGCTGCTTTTGCCTTCACTTATCCGAGCTTCTCAAAGTCGAATCATTAGTGTCAATTCTGTT ATACACTATGTTGGCTTTGTCGATCCGAATGATCTGAATTTTGTTTCTGGTAAACGGAAGTTCTCTAGCTTAGAAGGATATTCTAGCAGCAAACTCGCTCAG GTTATGTTTAACAATGTTCTATCCAAAAGACT CTACTACCTTCTGCCTTTGGAAACCGGCATTAGCGTCCTTTGTTTATCTCCTGGCGTTGTCCAAACAAACATT ACTAGGGATCTTCCAAGATTTATTCAAGATATTTACTCTGCCTTGCCTTATATCAGCTATTCACCACAAGAAGGTTGTAGAAGCTCAGTTTTCTCAGCCACAGATTCTCAGATTCAAATATACTGTGAAAAGTTGAAAACCGATAAAAAATCCGTTTGCGCATTCATATCACAAAGTTGTCAACCAACAAATTCTTCAGAAGAAGCTCACAATGTAGAAACATCGAGCAAAGTTTGGGAAAAGACAATAGAGTTAATTGGTCTTCCTCTTAATTCATTGGAAATGCTTATAGAAGGAGAAGAGGTCCCATGTCGTTATGGGAATTCTTATCAATAA
- the LOC106329803 gene encoding F-box/kelch-repeat protein At5g03020-like, producing MTEEMKPSESPRALLSFWSLPNDVALNILARISRIHHPSLSLVSKRFKSILSSRELDVTRTLMDKTEKQIYLYLKFRRHTKPCWFALTPGPDQKLKQLPSFPYEHHPDSPTVVSSGSEIYLIGGLVNHRRSRRVFVLDCRCQKWRKLPEMRVPRGSYAAAGFIDGKLYVLGGRESSGEVYDPKSGTWEPYMMNIQKDVMLGNFGYFVTNTCFIAEEKILCRVVNHLGSSFLTWCDLGDKMGWRQIKGLEGLFPVPPDFVSVASPEGGRRLTVWWVSYQKEDDLVLVSEIEIWCAEISFQLRSREEVYGVVEWSKVLHAMNRSETGGVISLLSSAIVNL from the coding sequence ATGACGGAAGAGATGAAACCATCGGAGTCTCCTCGGGCATTGTTGTCGTTTTGGTCGTTACCAAACGACGTCGCTCTCAATATCTTAGCCCGAATCTCGAGAATCCATCATCCATCTCTGTCTCTCGTCTCCAAGCGTTTCAAATCAATCCTCTCTTCGCGTGAGCTAGACGTAACACGAACCCTAATGGACAAAACAGAGAAGCAAATCTACCTCTATTTAAAATTTCGTCGGCATACTAAACCTTGCTGGTTCGCACTCACCCCAGGTCCCGACCAGAAACTGAAACAACTCCCTTCGTTTCCTTACGAACATCATCCAGATTCCCCGACCGTGGTGTCAAGTGGTTCAGAGATTTACCTCATCGGCGGATTAGTAAATCATAGAAGAAGCAGAAGAGTGTTTGTCCTCGATTGTCGTTGTCAAAAATGGCGTAAACTCCCTGAAATGCGAGTGCCTCGAGGAAGTTACGCAGCCGCCGGTTTCATTGACGGGAAACTTTACGTGTTGGGAGGTCGTGAGAGCTCGGGAGAGGTTTATGATCCGAAGAGTGGAACTTGGGAGCCATATATGATGAATATCCAAAAGGATGTCATGCTTGGAAACTTTGGATACTTTGTAACCAACACTTGCTTCATAGCTGAAGAGAAGATATTGTGTAGAGTAGTTAATCACCTAGGGAGTAGTTTTTTGACTTGGTGTGATCTTGGGGACAAGATGGGGTGGAGACAAATTAAGGGACTTGAAGGACTGTTTCCGGTGCCACCGGATTTTGTATCTGTGGCAAGTCCGGAAGGAGGAAGAAGACTGACAGTTTGGTGGGTTTCTTACCAAAAGGAAGATGATCTTGTTCTTGTTAGTGAGATTGAGATTTGGTGTGCTGAGATTTCGTTTCAGTTACGAAGCAGAGAAGAGGTTTATGGGGTCGTGGAATGGTCCAAGGTTTTACATGCTATGAACCGCAGTGAAACTGGTGGAGTCATTTCACTTTTGTCTTCTGCTATTGTGAATCTGTGA